From Hartmannibacter diazotrophicus, a single genomic window includes:
- a CDS encoding LysR substrate-binding domain-containing protein, with amino-acid sequence MIDRKWLPLNALRAFDAVGRRLSFTAGAQSLSVTQSAISRHVSSLEDLIGKRLIERRPGGLALTEAGAKLLPVVEKSFDRLEKVLNEIAAEGTQRERVVRIHMPPTFLQRLGMQMLHEFRSEFPGIAIDVSSTYGTGLPDRKVDLAVTYDMPKVSDAIMDLLWMECSTPVCSPALATAFAGRPLSELLTEAELLHVRVDGQPMDHHWAQFCRQTGLDIDTRKGLTFDTLALAVQYAERGHGVVLCDVDMFREDIDGGRLGVPHGIEIKGGYGYFLVLNPEDLDDPLIALFRNWIISRFAGIGSHPRPSVRDNTDVVISQDAPRN; translated from the coding sequence GTGATCGATCGGAAATGGCTCCCGCTCAATGCCCTGCGCGCCTTCGACGCCGTCGGCCGACGCCTCAGCTTCACCGCAGGCGCCCAGAGCCTCAGCGTCACCCAAAGTGCCATCAGCCGTCACGTCTCCAGCCTTGAGGACCTCATCGGCAAGCGGCTGATCGAGCGCCGTCCGGGAGGGCTTGCACTCACCGAAGCCGGCGCGAAGCTGCTGCCGGTCGTCGAGAAATCCTTCGACCGCCTCGAAAAGGTGCTCAACGAAATCGCCGCCGAGGGAACCCAGCGCGAGCGCGTCGTGCGCATCCACATGCCGCCGACCTTCCTCCAGCGCCTCGGCATGCAGATGCTGCACGAGTTCCGCAGCGAATTTCCCGGCATCGCCATCGACGTGTCATCGACCTATGGTACCGGCCTGCCGGACAGGAAGGTGGACCTCGCGGTCACCTACGACATGCCCAAGGTCAGCGACGCGATCATGGACCTTCTCTGGATGGAGTGTTCGACACCGGTCTGTTCGCCGGCGCTGGCAACCGCGTTCGCCGGCCGCCCGCTTTCAGAACTGCTGACCGAGGCCGAACTGCTGCATGTGCGTGTCGACGGCCAGCCCATGGACCACCACTGGGCGCAGTTCTGCCGCCAGACCGGCCTCGACATCGATACCCGCAAGGGCCTGACCTTCGATACGCTGGCGCTCGCCGTGCAATATGCCGAGCGCGGCCATGGGGTGGTGCTCTGCGACGTCGACATGTTCCGGGAGGACATCGACGGGGGCCGTCTCGGGGTGCCGCACGGCATCGAGATCAAGGGCGGCTACGGCTATTTCCTGGTGCTGAACCCCGAAGACCTCGACGATCCCCTGATCGCCCTCTTCCGAAACTGGATCATCTCCCGCTTTGCCGGCATCGGCAGCCATCCGCGTCCGTCGGTCAGGGACAATACGGATGTCGTAATATCACAAGACGCCCCTCGCAATTGA
- a CDS encoding aromatic ring-hydroxylating oxygenase subunit alpha — translation MRDTSAIVHSLDRRRSGHSLPREFYTDRDIYDLDLEAVFEESWLMAGFTCELPKPGNYLAMTIGRTPVVILRDRSGATRGFFNTCRHRGAQLCADGAGRSAKLVCPYHQWTYDLDGKLQHAGEMPEDFDAGAHSLLPIHVEVVAGAIYICLADEAPDFAPFRKCLEPMLAPMGLENAKLAHSYVLVEKANWKLVMENGRECYHCAACHPELGVSFPVGVRDDMSTGDALQMQAYRQRMAGHGLSIGPEDGSWWQIARFPLNEGSITMSRDGLPLVKKPLVDLDGGDVGSLRFAIEPHNFCHALGDFAFMFSAYPVSPEETHVVAKWLVHKDAVEGVDYDLATLVETWDKTNLQDRDLAENNQRGVNGKGYVPGPYSPSAESFVIRFVDWYCERLRAHMGVASARISEVA, via the coding sequence ATGCGCGACACGTCCGCCATCGTCCACTCGCTCGACCGGCGCCGGTCCGGTCATTCCCTGCCACGCGAATTCTATACCGACAGGGACATCTACGACCTCGATCTGGAGGCCGTCTTCGAGGAAAGCTGGCTGATGGCCGGCTTCACCTGCGAACTGCCGAAGCCGGGCAACTATCTCGCCATGACGATCGGGCGGACGCCCGTCGTCATCCTGAGGGACCGGTCGGGCGCGACCCGCGGCTTCTTCAACACCTGCCGCCATCGCGGCGCCCAGCTTTGCGCCGACGGGGCAGGACGCAGCGCCAAGCTCGTCTGCCCCTATCACCAGTGGACCTACGACCTTGACGGCAAGCTGCAGCATGCCGGCGAGATGCCGGAGGATTTCGACGCGGGCGCCCATTCCCTGCTGCCGATCCATGTCGAGGTGGTGGCCGGTGCGATCTACATCTGCCTTGCCGACGAGGCGCCGGATTTCGCGCCTTTCCGCAAGTGCCTGGAACCCATGCTCGCGCCCATGGGGCTGGAGAATGCCAAGCTCGCCCATTCCTACGTGCTGGTGGAAAAGGCGAACTGGAAGCTGGTGATGGAAAACGGACGCGAGTGCTATCACTGCGCCGCCTGTCATCCCGAGCTCGGCGTCTCTTTCCCGGTCGGCGTGCGCGACGACATGAGCACGGGCGATGCGCTGCAGATGCAGGCCTATCGCCAACGCATGGCCGGGCACGGCCTTTCCATCGGCCCCGAGGACGGCTCCTGGTGGCAGATTGCCCGCTTCCCGCTCAACGAGGGCTCGATCACCATGTCGCGTGACGGCCTGCCTCTGGTGAAGAAGCCGCTCGTCGATCTCGACGGCGGCGATGTCGGCTCGCTGCGCTTTGCCATCGAGCCGCACAACTTCTGCCATGCCCTCGGCGACTTCGCCTTCATGTTCTCCGCCTATCCGGTCAGCCCGGAGGAGACCCATGTCGTCGCCAAGTGGCTCGTCCACAAGGATGCGGTCGAGGGTGTCGACTACGACCTCGCAACCCTCGTGGAGACCTGGGACAAGACCAATCTGCAGGACCGCGACCTTGCGGAAAACAACCAGCGCGGCGTCAACGGCAAGGGCTATGTGCCGGGCCCCTACAGCCCCAGCGCCGAATCCTTCGTGATCCGCTTCGTCGACTGGTACTGCGAGCGCCTGCGCGCCCATATGGGCGTCGCCTCGGCGCGGATATCGGAAGTCGCCTGA
- a CDS encoding 2Fe-2S iron-sulfur cluster-binding protein, whose amino-acid sequence MTMTDESMSRETMDAPAMATVRFEPDGVEVVMEPDETILEAGLRAGIAIPCSCCEGMCGTCRMQKLSGEVDMQQNGALFDDEVEAGEILACCSRPLGAVVVRLP is encoded by the coding sequence ATGACCATGACGGACGAAAGCATGAGCCGCGAGACGATGGACGCACCGGCAATGGCGACCGTTCGCTTCGAGCCCGACGGCGTCGAGGTGGTCATGGAGCCGGACGAGACGATCCTCGAGGCGGGGCTTCGGGCCGGAATCGCGATCCCCTGCTCCTGCTGCGAGGGCATGTGCGGCACCTGCCGGATGCAGAAACTCTCCGGCGAGGTCGACATGCAGCAGAACGGCGCCCTCTTCGACGACGAGGTCGAGGCGGGCGAAATTCTGGCCTGCTGCTCGCGCCCGCTCGGAGCGGTGGTGGTACGGCTGCCATGA
- a CDS encoding aminotransferase class I/II-fold pyridoxal phosphate-dependent enzyme — translation MTGGSNLSPETLAIGHGYDPATALGAAKPPAYLASTFVYPSAQAAKDLHQAFFDGADNGATGYIYGRLGHPGLDIVETRLAALDRGEASAIFATGMAAISAVFLAFLAPGDVILHSRPVYGGTDMLITSELSRLGIRSVGISDGIDRSALMRDAEAAADAGPVRVIWAETPANPTAALVDLSLLGEAADRIAERQGFRPLIGIDNTFLGPFVQTPLALGADLCMTSLTKYAGGHSDLLAGGISGSEQLISRLKAFRTLVGSTLDAHSAWLLARSFETMALRTERAADNAAKIAATLRGHPKVASVTYVGFTPHQSVLERQCRGAGSTFSFRLSVDEAEGEAAAFRLLDALKVMRVAVSLGGTETLICHPATTTHYAVPRERRVAAGITDATLRISVGLENVRDLTSDLETALEAV, via the coding sequence ATGACGGGCGGTTCCAACCTGTCGCCGGAAACGCTTGCCATCGGTCACGGCTACGACCCGGCAACGGCGCTCGGCGCGGCCAAGCCGCCGGCCTATCTCGCCTCCACCTTCGTCTACCCGTCCGCGCAGGCCGCCAAGGACCTACATCAAGCTTTCTTCGACGGCGCGGACAACGGCGCGACCGGCTATATCTACGGCCGGCTCGGCCATCCCGGCCTCGACATCGTCGAGACGCGTCTCGCAGCCCTCGACCGGGGCGAGGCCTCCGCGATCTTTGCCACCGGCATGGCGGCGATCTCGGCCGTCTTCCTTGCCTTTCTCGCCCCCGGCGACGTGATCCTGCACAGCCGTCCTGTCTATGGCGGCACCGACATGCTGATTACGAGCGAGCTGTCCCGTCTCGGCATCCGGTCGGTCGGGATCTCGGACGGGATCGACCGCTCGGCGCTGATGCGCGACGCCGAGGCTGCAGCAGATGCCGGGCCGGTGCGGGTCATCTGGGCCGAGACGCCCGCAAATCCGACCGCAGCCCTCGTCGATCTTTCGCTCCTTGGCGAGGCCGCCGACAGGATCGCGGAGCGGCAGGGCTTTCGGCCCCTGATCGGCATCGACAACACCTTCCTCGGTCCCTTCGTCCAGACGCCGCTGGCGCTTGGCGCCGATCTCTGCATGACGTCTCTCACGAAATATGCCGGCGGGCACAGCGACCTGCTCGCGGGCGGCATCTCGGGCTCGGAGCAACTGATAAGCCGACTCAAAGCATTCCGTACTCTCGTCGGTTCGACGCTCGACGCCCATTCGGCCTGGCTGCTTGCCCGCTCCTTCGAGACGATGGCACTCCGCACGGAACGGGCGGCCGACAATGCCGCCAAGATCGCCGCCACGCTGCGCGGCCATCCGAAGGTCGCCTCGGTCACCTATGTCGGCTTCACGCCGCATCAGTCCGTCCTGGAACGGCAGTGCCGCGGCGCCGGCTCGACCTTTTCCTTCCGACTCTCCGTCGACGAGGCCGAGGGCGAGGCGGCGGCCTTCCGCCTGCTCGATGCCCTCAAGGTCATGCGCGTCGCCGTCAGCCTCGGCGGCACCGAGACACTGATCTGCCACCCGGCGACCACGACGCACTATGCCGTGCCGCGCGAGCGGCGCGTGGCGGCAGGCATCACCGACGCGACGCTGCGCATTTCCGTCGGGCTCGAAAATGTCCGCGACCTCACCTCGGACCTTGAAACGGCACTGGAGGCCGTCTGA
- a CDS encoding FAD-dependent oxidoreductase, which translates to MTVIDESSIAGKFPPPESEVDVLVVGAGPAGLAAATDLAASGLSVLLVDENPVDGQLIGMDVPLFYGGRADAGVQNSARMMERIFESNPAIEAAFEAGVDVQLGITCWGLYLPSEGSRELPGPIAGLADQTRAWTVGFKRVVLATGARDLVTFFDGADQPGVMGAAGLHALLTKYDAFDGRRMVVFGSGDLALASAELALSKGVEVAALVEVAAEPQGDPDRIAALSAQGVSIFYNTVIASAKRGAFGVEAVEIVASDGVGERQTIECDTVCLALGLVPVVDLFDVAGASLVLDGTRGGFAPDTPDGVTTTSPLVFGAGDCMGVGVALADPEASEAHGRQAAAAVKASLGLAAATALAAQFPSGADQLPYRRMVMETLLATGGTDVLACQCEEVTRGDLLGVRAPRYLGDPTEKSLCHDLKDLAKAGPLSHDQMKRLTRVSMGACQARRCREQVAMLMAIGADLPTDAVPLAGYRAPVRPLPLGVLATLEEMPDMAKHWSVWFAIPTQWIPYDLIGTPEEFSFVDEHTHL; encoded by the coding sequence ATGACCGTGATCGATGAAAGCTCCATCGCCGGCAAGTTTCCGCCGCCCGAAAGCGAGGTGGATGTGCTCGTGGTCGGCGCGGGGCCGGCCGGCCTTGCCGCCGCGACGGATCTCGCCGCGTCCGGCCTCTCGGTGCTGCTCGTCGACGAGAACCCGGTCGACGGCCAGCTCATTGGCATGGACGTGCCGCTCTTCTATGGCGGCCGCGCCGACGCCGGCGTGCAGAATTCCGCCCGCATGATGGAGCGGATCTTCGAAAGTAACCCGGCCATCGAGGCCGCCTTCGAGGCAGGTGTCGACGTGCAGCTCGGTATCACCTGCTGGGGGCTCTACCTGCCGTCCGAAGGCTCCCGCGAGCTTCCCGGCCCCATCGCGGGTCTTGCCGACCAGACCCGCGCCTGGACCGTCGGCTTCAAGCGCGTGGTGCTGGCCACCGGCGCCCGCGATCTCGTCACCTTCTTCGACGGCGCCGACCAGCCGGGCGTCATGGGCGCCGCCGGCCTTCATGCGTTGCTGACGAAATACGATGCCTTTGACGGCCGTCGCATGGTTGTCTTCGGCTCTGGCGATCTCGCCCTCGCGTCAGCGGAACTCGCTCTTTCGAAGGGTGTGGAGGTCGCTGCGCTGGTCGAGGTCGCCGCCGAACCGCAGGGCGATCCGGACCGCATCGCCGCGTTGTCGGCACAGGGCGTTTCGATCTTCTACAACACCGTGATCGCGTCCGCCAAACGCGGCGCCTTCGGCGTCGAGGCGGTCGAGATCGTTGCCTCCGACGGAGTTGGCGAGAGGCAGACGATCGAGTGCGACACCGTCTGTCTCGCACTCGGCCTCGTGCCCGTCGTTGACCTGTTCGACGTCGCCGGCGCGAGCCTTGTGCTTGACGGCACGCGTGGCGGCTTCGCGCCGGATACGCCCGATGGCGTGACCACGACCTCGCCCCTCGTCTTCGGCGCCGGCGACTGCATGGGTGTCGGCGTGGCACTTGCCGATCCAGAAGCCTCCGAGGCCCATGGCCGGCAGGCGGCCGCGGCGGTCAAGGCATCCCTCGGCCTTGCCGCCGCCACGGCCCTCGCCGCTCAATTCCCATCAGGCGCAGACCAGCTGCCCTATCGCCGGATGGTCATGGAAACGCTGCTTGCAACCGGTGGCACCGACGTTCTCGCCTGCCAGTGCGAGGAGGTGACGCGCGGCGACCTGCTCGGCGTTCGTGCCCCGCGCTATCTCGGCGATCCGACCGAAAAGAGCCTTTGCCACGACTTGAAGGATCTGGCCAAGGCCGGCCCGCTCAGCCACGACCAGATGAAGCGCCTCACCCGCGTTTCCATGGGCGCCTGCCAGGCGCGGCGCTGCCGCGAGCAGGTGGCGATGCTGATGGCGATCGGCGCGGATCTGCCGACCGACGCGGTCCCGCTCGCCGGCTACCGCGCGCCTGTGCGCCCGCTGCCGCTCGGCGTGCTCGCGACGCTGGAGGAAATGCCGGACATGGCCAAGCATTGGTCGGTCTGGTTCGCGATCCCGACCCAGTGGATCCCCTACGACCTCATCGGCACGCCGGAGGAATTCTCCTTCGTCGACGAACACACGCACCTCTGA
- a CDS encoding NAD(P)/FAD-dependent oxidoreductase, which produces MTNNAGDRQGASVIVVGGGVTGLSAAWWLARSGVDVLVLDKGIVGWEASGRNGGGCTHYNSALFHEEQRLWPMMDELLGYPTEYCRERIIFATDEHFYRVYKAMGETIGGLGYDWELLDGDEIRRRVPLAGATALGGIHLHVGGHANPQRTVQAYAWALQDLGGRILQHTPVTSIRMEGGKVTGVETPAGFFGCDHLVVASGPQIGELMGTIGIDVPVRSARAEMIVTEPLPLMPLGGVDGNGLYGRQTLRGNLAYGGGPHEWVDLPKRGEAPARPSTPLAASLARRVVNLFPKAAHARVIRSWAGIIENTPDGRPIIDRLADPGNVTLCTMSAVGFGLSPASGHAIRDLVVDGACSFTDISKYGLSRFDGLEADWAEKKGWVAREEMAESPSAVRHVA; this is translated from the coding sequence GTGACAAACAACGCAGGTGACCGGCAGGGGGCCTCGGTCATCGTGGTCGGCGGCGGCGTCACCGGCCTTTCGGCGGCATGGTGGCTGGCGCGTTCCGGCGTCGACGTCCTCGTCCTCGACAAGGGCATCGTCGGATGGGAGGCCTCGGGCCGCAACGGCGGCGGCTGCACCCACTACAACAGCGCGCTCTTCCACGAGGAGCAGCGGCTCTGGCCGATGATGGACGAACTTCTCGGCTATCCGACCGAATATTGCCGCGAGCGCATCATCTTTGCGACCGACGAGCATTTTTATCGCGTCTACAAGGCGATGGGCGAGACCATCGGCGGCCTCGGCTACGATTGGGAGCTGCTGGATGGCGACGAGATCCGGCGCCGCGTGCCGCTGGCTGGTGCGACGGCGCTCGGCGGCATCCATCTTCACGTCGGCGGCCATGCCAACCCGCAGCGCACCGTGCAGGCCTATGCCTGGGCCTTGCAGGATCTCGGCGGGCGCATCTTGCAGCATACGCCCGTGACTTCGATCCGCATGGAGGGGGGCAAGGTGACGGGGGTGGAGACGCCGGCGGGCTTCTTCGGCTGCGACCACCTCGTTGTCGCCAGCGGTCCGCAGATCGGCGAACTCATGGGGACGATCGGGATTGACGTGCCGGTTCGCTCCGCCCGCGCCGAGATGATCGTCACCGAACCGCTGCCCCTGATGCCGCTCGGCGGCGTCGACGGCAATGGGCTCTACGGTCGCCAGACCCTTCGCGGCAATCTTGCCTATGGCGGGGGGCCGCACGAGTGGGTGGACCTGCCCAAGCGCGGCGAGGCGCCGGCGCGGCCCTCGACCCCGCTCGCGGCAAGCCTTGCCCGCCGCGTCGTCAACCTCTTCCCGAAGGCCGCCCATGCCCGCGTCATCCGAAGTTGGGCCGGCATCATCGAGAACACGCCGGACGGTCGCCCGATCATCGACCGGCTCGCCGATCCGGGCAATGTCACGCTCTGCACCATGTCGGCGGTCGGCTTCGGGCTCTCGCCGGCATCCGGCCATGCGATCCGCGATCTTGTCGTCGACGGCGCCTGCTCCTTCACCGATATCTCCAAATACGGCCTATCGCGCTTCGACGGGCTGGAGGCGGATTGGGCGGAGAAGAAGGGCTGGGTCGCCCGCGAGGAGATGGCGGAAAGTCCCAGTGCCGTACGGCATGTGGCGTGA
- a CDS encoding NAD(P)/FAD-dependent oxidoreductase has translation MSKSKKVFVIGAGINGLCTAWALVRRGYEVEVFERGGIPNLVSSSYDEHRITRHAYGTMHAYADKMPEAFRLWEQLFADIGARHLDERPQILFQRGPEPWVDASIVDLDRFGLGWRDLSLGEVADRYPMIRMDGMTRAVSIDGSGILFPIRILTDLVVHLGAKGVTFHQSADVSDIDPENARLTVGGTVHEADHLVIAAGAWVLRLLPELAGEATPSRQAVLFLSPPVELAAAWREAPIFLDLGNDSTTYMLPPRPGTRLKIGDHIFTRQGDPDAPRVATDEDCARLMDYGTRALAGFDRYTILERKACYYTVTDTEDFVIRPVGGKATVVSACSGHGFKLAPHSGEEAARLVDAAG, from the coding sequence ATGTCCAAATCCAAGAAGGTCTTCGTCATCGGCGCCGGCATCAACGGCCTCTGCACGGCCTGGGCGTTGGTGCGCCGGGGCTATGAGGTCGAGGTCTTCGAGCGCGGCGGCATCCCCAACCTCGTCTCCAGTTCCTACGACGAGCACCGCATCACCCGCCACGCCTATGGCACGATGCACGCCTATGCCGACAAGATGCCGGAGGCCTTCCGGCTCTGGGAGCAGCTATTCGCGGACATCGGCGCGCGCCATCTCGACGAGCGGCCGCAGATCCTCTTCCAGCGCGGCCCCGAGCCCTGGGTCGATGCCTCGATCGTCGATCTGGACCGCTTCGGCCTCGGCTGGCGCGACTTGTCCCTTGGCGAGGTCGCGGACAGATATCCGATGATCCGCATGGACGGCATGACGCGCGCTGTGTCGATTGACGGGTCCGGCATTCTCTTCCCGATCCGCATCCTGACCGACCTCGTGGTGCATCTCGGCGCCAAGGGCGTGACATTTCACCAGAGCGCTGACGTCTCCGACATCGACCCCGAAAACGCACGCCTGACCGTGGGCGGCACCGTCCACGAGGCCGACCATCTCGTCATTGCGGCAGGTGCCTGGGTGTTGCGGCTGCTCCCGGAATTAGCCGGCGAAGCAACGCCGTCGCGGCAGGCGGTGCTCTTTCTGTCTCCGCCTGTCGAGCTTGCCGCCGCATGGCGCGAGGCACCCATCTTCCTCGATCTCGGCAACGACAGTACCACCTACATGCTGCCGCCGCGCCCGGGCACGCGGCTGAAGATCGGCGACCACATCTTCACCCGGCAGGGTGACCCGGATGCGCCGCGGGTTGCCACCGACGAGGACTGCGCCCGGCTGATGGACTATGGCACCAGGGCGCTCGCCGGCTTCGACCGCTACACGATCCTGGAGCGCAAGGCCTGCTACTACACGGTCACCGACACGGAGGATTTCGTCATCCGCCCGGTCGGCGGCAAGGCGACTGTGGTCTCCGCCTGTTCCGGCCATGGTTTCAAGCTGGCCCCGCACTCGGGCGAGGAAGCCGCGCGGCTGGTCGATGCGGCGGGGTGA